The genomic stretch AGCTCAGCGCGGGGGCCTGGGTGAGTCGCAGTGTAAGGTGTAATTAAGCTGAGAGCACATGAGACCGCCCAGGGCAGAGTGAAGAGGAGCGGGGGCCCTGAGGAGGGGTGCTGTTTCGTggctgcaggaaggaggaggTTGCAAAGGGGGGCTCCAAAGGCGGGAGGGAGCAAGAGCATTGCAGTCCCACAGGGACCACGGAAAGACAGTGCATGGAGCAGAGGGCCGTGGACAGCCTCCTCGACCACTCCTGAGTCAGCCAGGTGAGGAGGAAAACCACGGACTCGCTTACAGCCCAGGCCAATTTTGCCAAAGCACAGACACGACCCCACTGTTTTCTTGCTGTGATACCTCCATCAGCATACCTTCGCTTACCCAATCAAATTCACGGTTCTTAGCTTGGCATGCAGGTCCCACCACAGTTTGTCTCTTTGTCATCCCggcctcctcttcctttctgtttccacCTGAGCTCCTGGTTCACTGTGGCTCTTGGTCAGACCCCCAAGCCCTGGCCCCACTACCCCCCACTCTGCTCCCCAGCAGGCCCAGCTCAGCACCCACATCCTCCAAGATCCCACACACCTAGAGTTGGAAGCAATCTCCCCCATTCCCAAGGCCTTGGGACGATCAGACCAACTAAAGCCTCACGGGCATAGGAggaaatttttccttattttgagGTGATTTCGGTTGTGTGTTCTTCTCCACTGGCTTGCGAGTTTTTTGGAGGGTGTGAACTATGTCCGGTCTGCAGTGAACGCTTCATAAACTGGGGTTCCGTTGAACTTTGAGGCAGTTGAAGATACGCTGCCGGCAGGGCAGGACATGCTCGGTAGGTGTGGTGTAAGGTCCTCACCAAAACCAAGTCTTCTGAACTCTGGTTGGACACTGGAGCTTCAGGGCAAACCAGGAGATTTCTTAACATCCCCTCTCCGGTGCACACGCACAGCCCACCCCAGCGGCGGAGGCTTCTCGGGGAGCCTAAGCACAGAGTCACAGCGCCATCTCCTGCCAAGATGGGGCACTGTTCCTCAAGAGAGGTTGTCTCCAAAATAGACAGATACAAATCAAAAATGAGAACCAGCTTTCAGAGGCTTTCGGGTGAGTGCAACTTTTTCCAGTTGCCTGGAATCCTGGTTCATCCACACCAGATGCCTCCATATGCTGCCGGAGTTCAACCCCAACCAGATCAGGGTCAAATATCTGAGGTGCTGCCCTAGCCCCCAAGATTGGGCCCCTGGGTCTGCCTCTGAAAAAGTTTGGTGATAACATGACCAAAGCGACTGGTAAATGGAACAGTCTGAGGGTCACAGTGAAGCTGACCATTCGAAATAGACAGGCCCAGACTGAGGAGgtgccttctgcctctgccctgatcATGAAGCCCTCAGAGAACTGCCAAgagacaggaagaagtaaaacatgaaagagagaaagaagaagaaagaaagaaagaaagaaagaaagaaagaaagaaagaacgaaagaaagaaagaaagaaagaaagaaagaaagaaagaaaagaaagaaaggaaggaaggaaggaaggaaggaaggaaggaaggaaggaaggaaggaaagcacaCAGTGGAAATGTCACTTTCAATGAGATTGTCAACACTGTCCAACAGAAGTGGCACCGATCCTTAGCTAGAGAACTCTCTGGAACCATTAAAGAGATCCTGGGGAAGGCCCAGTCTGTGGGCTGCAGTGTTGGTGGCCGCCACCCTCGTGACGTCATAGATGACATCAGCAGTGAGGCAGGGGAATGTCCAGCTAGTTCACAacgacaaagaaaaatgtttccattaaagATCATTTGACGACCACGACAACAGCACCAGGAAGAGCACCGGCCTGCTCACAACAAAACTGTGGCAGGGCAAAACCCAACACTGGCAGCGGTGGGGAGGAGCCGCTGCGTGCGCTGGGGCACCTCACACCCTACGGTGCCTTCTGGAGGGCGTGCTGACACTGCAGGTCAGACACTTGCACCATCTGACTTCTGGGGTGACACCCAGTGTCAGTTAGTGAAGAGAAACGAAATAACCTGCTCTGTGCACGCACGTGTGATTACATTGTATTTTCTATGTTGGTGAAGAGCTGGAATCCTAGGTAAGGCCCAGACCTAAGTAGGTGTAGCTACACCAGGTGCGATTGGAAACAGGGGACCATCTCTGTAAACTAATCCCAGGTGACAAAAAGGACACCCCAGATATTATTTGACAGTAAAGTCTATGAAACAGGAACAGTGCACGCAGCAGTAAGGATCAGAAGAGGATTCCAAATCTTAGAAGTAATGGAAAAACGCaataaaaataagcttaaaaaaTCTTAGAAGTAGTTGATGTTCTTCAACACGAAAGGAGCATTTTGggtttggcggggggggggttgcttatttatttactctttggtTGGAGCTTGTTTTTATTATCAAGGCTTCCGCTATTGAGTGAAAGGAAATCAAATAAGGAGAGAAGTGGTTAGGAAAATGTCCGAAGCTCCTGGGGCCGAGGAATATCCCTAAAGGGCATTCGTGGTCAGATATCTTCCCTCCGGCTCTTCTCCAGAACTTTTCCACCTCTAAGCACAAGGTCTTGTACACAACACGAGTTCAGGAAATGTCTGTGGAGCCACTAAGTTAAAATGATTAGCTGCCTGAAATATCGACTGTCCTCCTCAGGGCCATTCTTTTGCAGAGCTCCGGAGGGAGGTTCACCCAGCAGAGTGTCCACAGCTGGATTGAAATGCCGGGCGTCCAGACCCCACCTCACTGGGTCACCAGACACAGGGGCAGCTCCAAGAAGGACATTCAGAGTTCGTCCTCTGAAGCAGATCCTGAAGGAGCCGACAGCCGGAGACTgtcagcagcccccactccctgtgTGACAGTGACTGAAGCAATCAGAGCAGACTAATCAGGCGGCAATTATAGAAGAGGCTGTCCTAGCAAACTCATGGAAGATTCGTGTATTAACATTTCCTTATACGTATTGTATAGGCGTCAGCAGCTGCAGCTCCCGCTTGACCAAGGAGGGACCGTGACCCCAGGAAACTGGGCCAATGTCAGCGGTGCACATCAGAAGCAGCAGAAGCGCTGTCCGCACATCCTGTTCCCACGTTTCAGACGTGAAATTGCAGATGGAGCGATGACACTCCAGGATGGACACACGCAGGAGACAACACTGAGACCTCCCTGGAGCAGGGCTGAGGGCCTGCATGTCAGAAGTTCCTTagttcccctctccccacagcccccccgACATAAACTCGCCAGGACGCCTGAGATGCTGAGATGAACTGGAGACAACAGTTCCTCATCTTCCAGGTGGCCGGCACCTGGATaaaacccccatccttcacatcAGCATCTGCTTCTCGAGTACTGGCTTTCgaagcagcaggcagctgaaTGCAGTCGGTAGCCCTAGGACTGGGCAGCAAGAGCTTCCTGAAGGGGAACCTGGGCGGTGCATCTCCCTGTTTACGAGGGAGCAGGTggcacatgaggaaactgaggccgtAGGCAGAGTCATCAGTGGGAGCACTGGGAGCCCAGCTGGCACTTTGGCCCACACCCTTATGCTCGCTCTCCTCTGCCGCCCGCAGCGGCCCCGCTGTACCCCGGAGAAGGCCCCAGGCAGAGCCGGCCCATCAGGAAGGCCCCCTTGGGGAAAATGTTATAGGGTGGCCTGGAAGCCATCAGAAGAGGCCCCAGGGTGCCCAGCAGGCATGTCAGTAAGGTTCCCAGGGCATCAGCAAGGCAGGCCTGGAATGCCGCTCTGATccacaccccctcctctctctgcccctgctcccccagaCGTGTGCCCGCCTGTTCTCTggtctccctctattcccacgtGCCCGGCTGCCACACCGTGTTCATGCCTCTGTGACAACATGACCCACCCCACTTAGCTGTCCACCGTCTGCACCCCTCCGGATCCACGACCCCTGCATGGCACGTTGTCTCCTGACTATGCCTTTGTATCGTTTTACTTTTAATGTCAAGTGGCAAGTGAGATCACATCAGTTGGCTCTGGAAACGGAGTGGGATTAACTCCAGCTCAACCATTTACCAGCTGTGGGACCTTGAGTAAGCGATCGTCTgtccgtgcctcggtttcccatCCCCTAGAGCTCTGATGAGGGTTCAGTAACACCACGAAGATGTGCACCAAGGTCAGCGTCTGAGAGATACCAGGTTCTTATTTTCCAGCAATGCTtgcttttaaagtgaaaaaactCCAGGTTCATCAAGTTTTCTTGCACTAAA from Phyllostomus discolor isolate MPI-MPIP mPhyDis1 chromosome 4, mPhyDis1.pri.v3, whole genome shotgun sequence encodes the following:
- the LOC114494765 gene encoding LOW QUALITY PROTEIN: 60S ribosomal protein L12-like (The sequence of the model RefSeq protein was modified relative to this genomic sequence to represent the inferred CDS: inserted 2 bases in 1 codon) — its product is MLPEFNPNQIRVKYLRCXALAPKIGPLGLPLKKFGDNMTKATGKWNSLRVTVKLTIRNRQAQTEEVPSASALIMKPSENCQETGRRRKEGRKAHSGNVTFNEIVNTVQQKWHRSLARELSGTIKEILGKAQSVGCSVGGRHPRDVIDDISSEAGECPASSQRQRKMFPLKII